The following are encoded in a window of Ignicoccus islandicus DSM 13165 genomic DNA:
- a CDS encoding TIGR00266 family protein: MRWSIEGTAYPVIRIDLEEGEKVYAETGAMMMMKGNLKVDTIMIDLQQERSKVKAVLEAIGRKLLSGETIFHNVFEGPGTVWISPSLPGGIKYIESRGDCWIVQDYSYVAHYGDLDLDLAWKGPKGLVLGDLVWLKLCGEGGFWVSSYGDVIEVNVEDEMIIDNMHFVALPDNAQWEVVKFGNLRNFLLGGEGYVVKVRGPTKVYVQTRILPPLAAAIARFMPSKWSELLRLRL, from the coding sequence TTGAGGTGGAGTATTGAAGGTACGGCCTATCCAGTGATAAGGATAGATCTCGAGGAAGGCGAAAAGGTATATGCAGAGACAGGAGCAATGATGATGATGAAAGGCAACTTAAAAGTAGATACAATCATGATAGATTTGCAACAGGAACGTAGTAAAGTGAAGGCTGTCCTAGAGGCAATAGGAAGGAAGCTCTTAAGCGGTGAAACTATATTTCACAACGTTTTCGAGGGCCCGGGAACTGTTTGGATAAGTCCTTCCTTACCGGGTGGGATAAAATACATCGAAAGTCGCGGAGATTGTTGGATAGTTCAAGACTATTCCTATGTAGCGCACTACGGTGATCTAGACCTAGACTTAGCTTGGAAAGGTCCCAAGGGCTTGGTCTTGGGAGATCTAGTTTGGTTGAAGTTATGTGGAGAGGGAGGCTTCTGGGTCTCAAGTTACGGAGACGTAATAGAAGTTAACGTAGAGGATGAAATGATTATTGACAATATGCACTTCGTTGCTTTGCCAGATAATGCCCAATGGGAAGTGGTCAAGTTCGGAAACTTAAGGAACTTCTTATTGGGCGGTGAGGGGTACGTAGTTAAAGTAAGAGGTCCGACGAAGGTATACGTTCAGACCAGAATACTACCACCTCTAGCAGCGGCAATAGCTCGCTTCATGCCCTCTAAATGGAGCGAACTTCTGAGACTAAGGCTCTAA
- a CDS encoding V-type ATP synthase subunit A — MAVKGKVLRVRGPVVIAEGMQGAQMYEVVEVGKDGLVGEITRITGDKAVIQVYEDTTGITPGEPVVGTGSPFSVELGPGLLSHIFDGVLRPLESIYEVANSPFIRRGIKVPSLDRSKKWSWNPSPDAKVGEKVQGGDVLGTVPETELIEHKVMVPPGIRGTLKEIAPAGEYTVEDTIAVVEQDGKEIELKMYHRWPIRKPRPVIEKFEPVTPLITGVRVLDTLFPMAKGGTGAIPGPFGSGKTVTLRTLAAWSDARVVIYVGCGERGNEMTDVLVNFPHYKDPWSGKPLMQRTILVANTSNMPVAAREASIYVGITLAEYYRDMGYDSLLIADSTSRWAEALRDIAGRMEEMPAEEGFPPYLASRLAEYYERAGRAKIPGRPPRVGSVTIASAVSPPGGDFSEPVTSHTRRFVRVFWALDASLAYARHYPAINWLTSYSLYVDTVAQWWHQNVNPHWKEYRDELMNILLREDELKEIVRLVGPESLSEPDKLIIETAKIIKEGFLQQNAFDPIDAFCSPQKQFLMMKIIIDFYRKAKDLVNSGVPVAKIREATKDEIAELIRSRFTVKNDELDKLQDLYERLMLKLSQIRA, encoded by the coding sequence ATGGCCGTGAAGGGGAAAGTACTAAGAGTAAGAGGACCAGTGGTAATAGCAGAGGGAATGCAAGGAGCTCAAATGTACGAGGTGGTCGAGGTAGGTAAAGACGGCCTAGTAGGCGAAATTACTAGAATTACTGGTGACAAGGCCGTTATACAAGTTTACGAAGACACTACTGGTATAACGCCCGGTGAACCAGTAGTAGGCACTGGAAGTCCGTTTAGCGTCGAGTTGGGTCCCGGCCTCCTGAGCCACATTTTCGACGGCGTCCTAAGACCATTAGAGAGCATCTACGAAGTAGCCAATTCCCCCTTCATTAGAAGGGGTATAAAGGTACCTTCCCTAGATCGTTCCAAGAAATGGTCGTGGAATCCTTCTCCGGACGCTAAGGTGGGAGAGAAGGTTCAAGGAGGAGACGTCCTTGGAACAGTGCCCGAGACGGAGCTAATCGAACACAAGGTAATGGTTCCTCCAGGAATTAGAGGCACCCTCAAGGAAATTGCTCCTGCCGGCGAGTATACTGTTGAGGACACCATAGCTGTCGTTGAGCAGGACGGTAAGGAAATTGAGTTGAAGATGTACCACAGGTGGCCAATAAGGAAGCCGAGGCCCGTCATTGAAAAGTTCGAACCAGTAACACCCTTGATAACTGGCGTTAGAGTGCTTGACACGCTCTTCCCCATGGCAAAGGGAGGTACTGGTGCAATCCCCGGACCATTCGGTTCCGGTAAGACCGTTACCTTGAGGACCTTGGCTGCTTGGAGCGACGCTAGAGTAGTCATTTACGTAGGCTGTGGCGAAAGAGGAAACGAAATGACCGACGTCCTAGTGAACTTCCCTCACTACAAAGACCCATGGAGCGGTAAGCCACTAATGCAAAGAACTATCTTAGTGGCAAACACCTCTAACATGCCTGTGGCAGCGAGAGAGGCCTCCATTTACGTCGGAATAACCTTGGCTGAGTATTACAGAGACATGGGTTACGACTCCTTACTTATAGCCGACTCGACGTCCAGATGGGCCGAGGCCCTAAGAGACATTGCTGGAAGAATGGAGGAGATGCCGGCCGAAGAGGGCTTCCCACCGTATCTAGCCTCCAGGCTCGCCGAGTACTACGAGAGAGCGGGAAGGGCCAAGATACCGGGAAGACCTCCTAGAGTTGGAAGCGTAACAATAGCTTCCGCAGTATCTCCGCCAGGAGGAGACTTCAGCGAGCCGGTCACGAGCCACACCAGAAGGTTCGTTAGGGTCTTCTGGGCACTAGATGCCAGCCTAGCATACGCTAGGCACTACCCAGCCATAAACTGGTTAACGTCCTACAGCCTTTACGTAGATACCGTAGCTCAATGGTGGCACCAAAACGTTAACCCGCATTGGAAAGAGTACAGGGACGAACTTATGAACATCTTGCTAAGGGAGGACGAATTAAAGGAGATAGTTAGGCTGGTTGGTCCCGAGAGCTTGAGCGAGCCAGATAAGCTAATAATTGAAACGGCCAAGATAATTAAGGAAGGATTCCTCCAACAGAACGCCTTCGATCCCATAGATGCGTTCTGCTCTCCGCAGAAGCAATTCCTAATGATGAAGATAATAATCGACTTCTATAGGAAGGCCAAGGATCTGGTGAACAGCGGAGTTCCTGTAGCTAAAATAAGAGAAGCTACGAAGGACGAAATAGCTGAACTCATTAGGAGCAGGTTTACCGTAAAGAACGATGAGCTCGATAAGCTTCAAGATCTGTACGAGAGATTAATGTTAAAGCTTTCCCAAATAAGGGCATAA
- the aroF gene encoding 3-deoxy-7-phosphoheptulonate synthase, with product MIIVLKEKDGGTEVKSLLQEKGVKFWEVTLYGRPLIVTPPGTFLEEVKSLPGVELVLNVNNKYPLASRDFKNEDTVVEIGKAKLGGTYFTVIAGPCSVESKDQILSVAQFVKKEGVGALRGGAYKPRTNPYSFQGLGEEGLRLLEKAREVTGLPIVTEVMDTRDVEKVAKVADALQVGARNMQNFPLLKELGKTNKPVILKRGFGNTVEEWIQASEYVLLGGNGNVVLCERGIRTFENSTRFTLDISAIPVAKKKSHLPVIGDPSHPAGKRDLVEPLALAIVAAGANGLIVEVHPNPDKALSDAAQQLTFEQFKELMRKVRALVEVLGMKLTSS from the coding sequence ATGATAATAGTCTTAAAAGAGAAGGATGGAGGAACCGAAGTGAAATCTTTACTTCAAGAAAAGGGGGTCAAGTTCTGGGAGGTTACCTTATATGGGAGACCGCTAATAGTAACACCTCCTGGAACCTTTCTAGAAGAAGTGAAATCGCTTCCTGGAGTAGAGTTGGTATTAAACGTAAATAACAAGTATCCATTGGCGTCGAGGGATTTCAAGAATGAAGATACTGTGGTGGAAATCGGCAAAGCTAAACTAGGAGGTACGTACTTTACTGTAATAGCTGGCCCTTGTTCAGTAGAGAGCAAGGATCAAATACTCTCGGTGGCTCAATTCGTAAAGAAAGAAGGAGTTGGTGCCTTAAGGGGCGGTGCCTACAAGCCTAGGACCAATCCCTACAGCTTCCAAGGCTTAGGAGAAGAGGGTTTAAGGCTCTTAGAAAAGGCTCGCGAGGTAACGGGTCTACCTATAGTGACTGAGGTGATGGATACTAGAGACGTTGAGAAAGTCGCAAAAGTGGCTGACGCCCTTCAAGTCGGTGCAAGGAACATGCAGAACTTCCCGCTGCTTAAAGAGTTAGGCAAGACGAACAAACCAGTAATACTGAAAAGAGGTTTCGGAAATACCGTCGAAGAATGGATTCAGGCCTCTGAGTACGTTTTATTAGGCGGTAACGGCAACGTCGTTCTCTGTGAACGAGGTATAAGAACCTTCGAGAACTCAACTAGATTCACGTTAGATATTTCTGCAATACCCGTAGCGAAGAAGAAGAGTCATCTCCCGGTAATAGGTGATCCATCTCATCCTGCCGGAAAGAGGGACTTAGTGGAACCCTTAGCTTTAGCTATAGTTGCAGCTGGCGCCAACGGCTTGATAGTTGAGGTTCACCCTAATCCAGACAAGGCATTGAGCGACGCAGCCCAACAACTAACTTTCGAGCAGTTCAAGGAGCTAATGAGAAAGGTAAGGGCCCTAGTGGAAGTACTCGGGATGAAACTAACAAGTTCCTAA
- a CDS encoding 30S ribosomal protein S19, which produces MEFPPEWKKFKYRGKTLEELLEMPMDEFIELLPARQRRSLKRGFSEPQRKLLEKIMDARQAIEKGKKVKIRTHVRDMVILPMMVGLTIEVYNGKEFVPVKIVPEMIGHYLGEFSHTTKIVQHGAPGLKATRSSLFVSAK; this is translated from the coding sequence ATGGAGTTTCCACCCGAGTGGAAGAAGTTCAAATATAGGGGCAAAACTTTGGAAGAGTTACTCGAAATGCCCATGGACGAGTTCATCGAACTATTGCCAGCCAGACAGAGAAGGAGCTTGAAGAGAGGATTTAGCGAACCTCAAAGAAAGCTTCTAGAAAAGATAATGGATGCGAGACAAGCGATAGAGAAGGGCAAGAAGGTTAAGATAAGAACCCATGTGAGGGATATGGTAATATTACCAATGATGGTAGGCCTAACTATAGAAGTATACAATGGAAAGGAGTTCGTACCTGTAAAGATCGTACCAGAGATGATCGGTCATTATTTAGGAGAATTTAGTCACACTACCAAGATAGTGCAACACGGAGCTCCAGGTCTAAAGGCAACTAGGAGTAGCTTATTCGTATCAGCTAAGTGA
- a CDS encoding 50S ribosomal protein L22 — MPTWHYSSNLAEERPERTAKAMIWDAPISPKEAAEVARELRGKMLNDAIKFLERVIRMEEAVPLRWYNGKVAHKRGLAAKAGVPSGRYPVKVAKYYLKLLKSVKNNAENKGLDEERLKIVHIASHKGRTLKRWMPRAFGRATPEFERRTHLEVIVEEVK; from the coding sequence ATGCCTACTTGGCATTACAGTAGCAACTTAGCTGAAGAGCGTCCAGAAAGGACTGCTAAGGCCATGATATGGGACGCGCCCATCTCGCCAAAGGAAGCTGCTGAAGTAGCGAGAGAACTTAGGGGCAAAATGCTCAACGATGCAATAAAGTTCTTAGAAAGAGTAATACGAATGGAGGAAGCCGTTCCACTGAGATGGTACAACGGCAAGGTAGCTCACAAGAGAGGTTTGGCTGCGAAGGCGGGCGTTCCAAGCGGAAGGTATCCCGTGAAGGTAGCTAAGTACTACCTAAAGCTCTTGAAGAGCGTTAAGAACAACGCCGAGAACAAGGGCTTGGATGAGGAGAGGTTAAAGATAGTTCACATAGCCTCACACAAGGGCAGAACCTTGAAGAGATGGATGCCCAGGGCGTTCGGTAGGGCTACTCCGGAATTCGAAAGGAGAACTCACTTAGAAGTAATAGTTGAAGAGGTGAAGTAA
- a CDS encoding 30S ribosomal protein S3: MSATSAKRDVKRIFLDQNLAKVKVDEYLANKFYSVGYAGVDIQRTPLGTRVVIYAERSGAIIGRRGATIRQITKILSEWFGLPNPQVTVVRVEEPELNARVMAFRLAVALQRGYHFRRAAYNILRRIMGAGAKGAQVKVSGKLRGERARFEKYIAGKVYKSGNQVVRLTERAIAHVLLKPGVEGVEVIIARDEPTDDSVKIKNPEEVKEFVQKVREELEAMKGAEATVEEAASVKETQEGEAQ, from the coding sequence TTGAGCGCAACGAGCGCTAAGAGAGACGTAAAGAGGATATTCCTTGACCAGAACCTCGCGAAGGTCAAAGTAGACGAGTACTTAGCGAATAAGTTTTACAGCGTGGGATATGCCGGCGTAGATATACAGAGGACGCCACTCGGAACGCGCGTCGTAATATATGCCGAAAGATCGGGTGCGATAATAGGAAGAAGAGGCGCGACCATAAGGCAAATAACGAAGATATTGAGCGAATGGTTCGGTCTACCGAATCCGCAAGTAACTGTAGTTAGAGTCGAAGAACCGGAATTGAACGCTAGAGTAATGGCGTTCAGGCTCGCAGTAGCTCTCCAGAGAGGATACCACTTCAGGAGAGCGGCCTATAACATCTTGAGAAGGATCATGGGAGCCGGAGCTAAGGGCGCGCAAGTGAAGGTATCCGGTAAGCTAAGGGGTGAAAGAGCGCGTTTCGAGAAGTACATTGCTGGAAAGGTATACAAGAGCGGTAACCAAGTAGTCAGACTAACTGAAAGGGCAATAGCACACGTTTTACTAAAGCCCGGCGTAGAGGGCGTCGAAGTAATTATAGCTAGAGATGAACCTACCGACGACAGCGTCAAGATAAAGAATCCTGAAGAAGTAAAGGAGTTCGTCCAGAAGGTAAGGGAAGAGCTCGAGGCCATGAAAGGAGCTGAAGCAACTGTAGAGGAAGCTGCATCCGTTAAAGAGACTCAAGAGGGTGAGGCCCAATGA
- the rpmC gene encoding 50S ribosomal protein L29, producing MKPDDIRKMSRGEREAKLKELKQELIKLRYQAKMGHIDNPGRIRNIKRTIARILTINREEELGIARQPKTTSK from the coding sequence ATGAAGCCGGACGACATTAGGAAAATGAGTAGGGGAGAAAGGGAAGCGAAGCTAAAGGAGCTAAAGCAAGAGCTGATCAAGCTTAGGTACCAAGCGAAAATGGGACACATCGATAACCCTGGAAGAATAAGGAACATAAAGAGGACTATAGCTAGAATCTTAACTATAAACAGGGAAGAGGAGTTAGGGATAGCCAGACAACCTAAGACTACTTCCAAGTAA
- a CDS encoding ribonuclease P component 1 family protein, whose translation MPKNERNLAYHNVIGLEVEVVEHPDNSLIGLKGIVAMETRNTFLIKSIDGKERRVLKIGYFRFTLPNGRKVLIEGSKIVGRLEERIKRIRKL comes from the coding sequence GTGCCTAAAAACGAGAGGAACTTAGCTTACCATAACGTAATAGGTCTCGAAGTTGAAGTTGTTGAACATCCCGATAACTCCTTGATAGGATTAAAAGGAATTGTAGCTATGGAAACTAGAAACACGTTCCTAATAAAAAGCATAGATGGAAAGGAGAGGAGGGTTTTGAAGATTGGTTACTTCAGATTTACCCTTCCTAACGGAAGGAAAGTATTAATAGAAGGGTCCAAGATTGTTGGTAGACTAGAGGAAAGGATAAAGAGGATTCGAAAGCTTTAG
- a CDS encoding KaiC domain-containing protein: protein MKRLSTGIGGLDRLIAGGIPEGFLVAAVGEPGTGKTIFSLHFAWRGIIEGQKVIYVTTEESRESIVNQAKMFGMDFEGAMRDKQMIIIDALLRSKSDKWNLVELSIEELVSKIIEAKKELGFGEARVVIDSMSAFWLDKPAMARKYSYFVKRVLNKWNMTIVATSQYAITTNFGFGFGIEHVADGIIRFKKLIKGGELKRYLIIEKMRQTPHSLKVHEIEIRDGIGMVVKGPVEYTRDEVTLPKEVREAVIKGVERRELEEKLMEL from the coding sequence GTGAAGAGATTGAGTACTGGTATAGGAGGGTTAGACCGTCTCATTGCAGGCGGAATTCCGGAAGGCTTCTTAGTAGCTGCCGTAGGCGAACCGGGGACCGGGAAGACGATCTTCTCCTTACATTTCGCATGGAGGGGTATAATTGAGGGTCAAAAAGTAATATACGTTACCACTGAAGAGAGTAGGGAAAGTATAGTAAACCAAGCGAAGATGTTCGGTATGGACTTTGAAGGGGCTATGCGAGACAAACAGATGATAATAATAGATGCATTGCTAAGAAGCAAGAGCGATAAATGGAACCTAGTGGAGTTGAGTATTGAAGAACTAGTGAGTAAGATAATAGAAGCAAAGAAGGAACTCGGTTTCGGAGAGGCCAGAGTGGTAATAGATTCAATGAGCGCGTTCTGGTTAGATAAACCTGCAATGGCTAGGAAGTACTCATACTTCGTAAAAAGAGTATTAAATAAATGGAATATGACGATAGTGGCAACGTCTCAATACGCGATAACTACGAACTTCGGTTTCGGATTCGGCATAGAGCACGTAGCGGACGGAATAATCAGGTTCAAGAAGCTAATAAAAGGCGGAGAACTAAAGAGGTATCTCATAATTGAAAAAATGAGACAAACCCCTCACTCCTTAAAAGTTCATGAAATAGAGATAAGGGATGGTATAGGGATGGTAGTAAAGGGTCCAGTAGAATATACGCGAGACGAAGTTACGTTGCCCAAGGAGGTTAGGGAGGCAGTCATCAAAGGTGTGGAGAGGAGGGAACTCGAGGAGAAATTAATGGAACTTTAA
- a CDS encoding OBG GTPase family GTP-binding protein, producing MPANLPPEAQAKLNEYSEAKTPEAKIRALEEFLKVAPKHKGAENLLYWAKRRLAELKEELETERRKRKGGYNPFVVEKEGAAQVVLFGIPNSGKSSIIATSTRAKVEVSPRPFTTLVPVTGMLQYEDIQFQLVEAPPVAPNVKWVHRSVGLVKNADAVALVLDLSLDPIKQYKYLVNLLEENGVVLKKPKGRVEITKERAGGIKVVIMGNLKDASVDDVKSLLKVYKIYNATVKIVGDVTLDDVEKTILGTSQYKPSVIILNKADLPEAKEKIDKFKEFYKGDSPIIVFSSRTKDGIQELGRTFFELLDLVRVYTKKPNGDVADKPLVLKKGATVRDVAKSIHSRMLEGFKYAKVWGPSAKYPGERVGLDHEVADGDVIEIHYKG from the coding sequence ATGCCAGCAAACCTACCGCCCGAAGCTCAGGCGAAGTTGAACGAGTACTCCGAAGCCAAGACTCCTGAGGCTAAGATAAGGGCCCTCGAGGAGTTCCTTAAGGTCGCCCCTAAGCACAAAGGCGCAGAGAACCTCCTCTATTGGGCTAAGAGGAGGTTAGCGGAACTTAAGGAAGAGCTCGAGACTGAGAGAAGGAAGAGAAAGGGAGGCTACAATCCGTTCGTTGTAGAGAAAGAGGGTGCGGCGCAAGTAGTCCTCTTCGGTATACCGAACTCTGGTAAGAGCAGTATAATAGCGACCTCAACGAGGGCCAAGGTAGAGGTTTCGCCTAGGCCGTTTACTACTTTAGTTCCCGTAACGGGCATGCTTCAGTACGAGGACATACAGTTCCAGCTCGTTGAGGCTCCTCCCGTTGCTCCTAACGTTAAGTGGGTTCACAGGAGCGTAGGTTTGGTTAAGAACGCCGATGCCGTCGCCTTGGTCCTAGATCTATCGTTAGATCCAATAAAGCAATACAAGTACCTAGTAAATCTACTTGAAGAGAATGGAGTAGTCCTAAAGAAGCCTAAGGGGAGAGTCGAAATAACTAAGGAGAGAGCAGGTGGGATAAAAGTTGTAATAATGGGCAACCTAAAAGACGCTTCAGTAGATGACGTCAAGAGCCTGCTCAAAGTTTACAAGATCTACAACGCTACGGTGAAAATAGTAGGCGATGTAACGCTAGACGATGTCGAAAAGACCATTCTCGGTACATCGCAGTATAAACCATCAGTTATAATTTTAAATAAAGCCGATTTACCCGAAGCTAAGGAGAAAATAGACAAGTTCAAGGAGTTCTACAAGGGAGATTCTCCAATAATAGTGTTTTCCTCGAGGACTAAAGACGGTATACAAGAGCTTGGAAGGACGTTCTTCGAGTTACTCGACTTAGTAAGGGTCTATACAAAGAAACCGAACGGTGACGTTGCAGACAAACCCTTGGTCCTTAAGAAGGGTGCAACGGTAAGGGACGTCGCTAAATCGATACACTCCAGGATGCTGGAAGGTTTTAAATACGCGAAGGTGTGGGGCCCGTCCGCTAAGTATCCTGGAGAACGAGTCGGATTAGATCACGAAGTAGCAGATGGAGATGTAATAGAGATACATTACAAGGGTTAA
- a CDS encoding creatininase family protein, whose translation MCKFLSDISTRELKGFSAVLVPVGSLEDHGPLPLSLDTKIAERVSCNVEGVVVAPSINYSFSPEHVKSITIPLEVLTMHLSSLSEQLYKLVNRPVIFVVAHKGVVPVVQAVVMEAWRRGNLVAMVDLWKVVEENGYRDFQDLCRAEASVALALGYSVVIRKERQAKSPPSLPGAFIPWISTEYGCSPKSIADARKEEGEKLLELMTEAVKEVVEFFASADSG comes from the coding sequence TTGTGTAAGTTCTTATCGGATATTTCGACTAGGGAGCTCAAGGGTTTTAGTGCAGTCTTAGTACCAGTAGGTAGTTTGGAAGATCATGGACCGCTTCCACTGAGCTTAGATACGAAAATCGCGGAGAGAGTTTCTTGTAATGTAGAGGGGGTCGTTGTAGCCCCGTCCATTAACTACAGCTTTAGCCCGGAACACGTTAAATCTATAACTATTCCATTAGAAGTCCTGACAATGCACCTCTCTAGCCTCTCCGAACAATTGTATAAACTGGTAAACAGACCAGTCATATTCGTTGTTGCCCATAAAGGTGTTGTACCAGTGGTTCAAGCGGTAGTCATGGAGGCATGGAGGAGGGGTAACTTAGTGGCCATGGTAGACTTGTGGAAGGTAGTAGAAGAAAACGGCTATAGGGACTTTCAAGACCTATGCAGGGCCGAAGCCTCAGTAGCTTTGGCTTTGGGCTATAGCGTAGTTATAAGGAAGGAAAGACAAGCGAAGAGTCCGCCTTCCCTTCCGGGAGCGTTCATACCTTGGATTAGTACTGAGTACGGGTGCTCTCCTAAGTCCATAGCCGATGCACGAAAGGAGGAAGGTGAGAAGCTACTCGAATTAATGACAGAGGCCGTTAAGGAGGTGGTAGAATTCTTTGCGTCTGCTGATAGTGGGTAG
- a CDS encoding CBS domain-containing protein: protein MITHTTVGPLARDVSLLDIAKTMVMSNSNYVLLEGAPIKLVDSVQVLRAISTANSVVDLADLLSSEAEQWSYEVPIVNDEREARKELVVRDLNAVVLKGGNVASSIYLLGKFMKSLPDLQAKDVLDSRVLLADPMMSIKEAIVRSLTFNLNGYLFVGQKRIMGYVTPLRFLEHFTREEVLSMINAGDPRTLEEAVGDIVSSSEVYYFYEAKVKELATQMLNSQMEVLPIVDKSKKMVGVVKAKVLLGYTL from the coding sequence ATGATAACACATACAACCGTAGGACCCCTTGCAAGGGACGTAAGCTTACTTGATATAGCCAAGACCATGGTTATGTCCAATTCGAATTACGTTCTCTTAGAAGGTGCTCCGATCAAGTTAGTGGACAGTGTCCAAGTGCTTAGGGCGATATCCACGGCGAACTCCGTTGTTGATTTAGCGGACCTCTTGAGCTCTGAAGCGGAACAGTGGAGTTACGAGGTCCCGATAGTCAACGATGAGAGGGAAGCTAGGAAGGAACTAGTCGTGAGAGATCTTAACGCAGTGGTTCTTAAGGGAGGCAACGTCGCTTCATCGATATACTTATTGGGCAAATTCATGAAGTCCCTACCAGACCTTCAAGCGAAGGACGTATTAGACTCAAGGGTATTGCTTGCGGATCCGATGATGTCAATTAAGGAGGCGATAGTACGGTCGTTAACCTTTAACTTGAACGGTTACCTATTCGTTGGACAGAAGAGGATAATGGGCTACGTTACTCCGCTCCGTTTCCTAGAGCATTTCACCAGAGAGGAAGTTTTATCAATGATCAATGCTGGAGACCCGAGGACACTCGAAGAAGCAGTTGGTGATATAGTTAGTTCCAGTGAAGTTTATTATTTCTATGAAGCTAAGGTCAAGGAGCTAGCTACTCAAATGCTGAATTCACAAATGGAGGTTCTACCGATAGTTGATAAGAGCAAGAAGATGGTAGGTGTAGTGAAAGCTAAGGTATTACTAGGTTACACCCTCTGA
- the purF gene encoding amidophosphoribosyltransferase, with protein sequence MCGIAAAGRADEVFVLLEGLQHRGQESAGIAWIEGNEIKFVGGLGMVKEAIREIPDRGPAIGHVRYSTSGGYSNVQPVYNKKIALAFNGNIVNFFQLANARWDAEALLLAITSEITKGKDLFSATKEVLGKAKGSYSLVLLHNSGRVIIARDPYGFRPLAINPPYVASETAALEDIGLNWIEVAPNRIIEIEGEFVVREEEIVESSKRAYCAFEYVYFQRPESYFNGVNVHESRKRMGYILAREKPADGDVVIPVPDSGRSAAIGFSIYSKIPLDEGLVKNRYVGRSFIMPPTLREQITLKKYGVVREVVEGKRVVLVDDSIVRGTTMKKIVRMIKEKGAREVHVRVASPPVRAPCYMGIDFPTKEELIASRYNEEEMARLWNADSVGYLSVEGLKEAIGLGNDLCLACFTGVYPFKISEDEVRAFLRTHR encoded by the coding sequence ATGTGTGGCATCGCTGCTGCGGGTAGGGCCGACGAAGTCTTCGTGCTTCTGGAAGGACTCCAACACAGAGGGCAAGAGAGTGCCGGGATTGCGTGGATCGAAGGCAATGAGATAAAGTTCGTTGGAGGTTTGGGAATGGTAAAGGAAGCTATAAGGGAAATACCGGATAGAGGGCCTGCAATAGGTCACGTGAGGTACTCCACTTCCGGGGGTTACTCGAACGTCCAACCGGTTTACAACAAGAAAATTGCATTAGCTTTCAATGGAAATATAGTGAACTTCTTTCAACTAGCTAACGCTCGTTGGGACGCGGAAGCGCTGTTGCTCGCGATAACTTCTGAGATTACGAAGGGAAAAGATCTGTTTAGCGCAACTAAAGAGGTGCTCGGAAAGGCCAAGGGAAGTTATAGTTTGGTTCTACTTCATAACTCCGGGAGGGTTATAATCGCTAGAGACCCGTATGGCTTCAGGCCGTTAGCAATTAACCCACCGTACGTGGCATCGGAAACGGCCGCCCTCGAGGACATTGGATTGAATTGGATCGAAGTTGCCCCCAATAGAATAATTGAAATTGAAGGGGAATTCGTCGTAAGGGAAGAGGAAATTGTTGAAAGTAGTAAAAGGGCTTATTGTGCGTTCGAGTACGTTTACTTCCAAAGGCCGGAGAGCTACTTCAATGGAGTAAACGTTCACGAAAGCAGAAAGAGAATGGGATATATTTTGGCTCGCGAAAAGCCTGCAGACGGAGACGTGGTTATACCAGTTCCCGATTCAGGGAGGAGCGCAGCAATAGGCTTTTCTATTTACTCAAAGATACCGTTGGACGAGGGCTTGGTTAAGAACAGATACGTCGGCAGGAGCTTCATTATGCCCCCTACCCTAAGGGAACAGATAACCTTGAAGAAATACGGTGTTGTGAGAGAAGTGGTTGAAGGTAAGAGGGTCGTCTTAGTTGACGATAGCATCGTTAGAGGTACTACCATGAAGAAAATTGTGAGAATGATAAAGGAAAAAGGAGCGAGGGAAGTTCACGTAAGGGTAGCTTCGCCACCGGTCAGGGCCCCATGTTATATGGGAATAGACTTCCCTACTAAAGAAGAATTGATCGCTTCCAGATATAATGAGGAAGAGATGGCTCGGTTATGGAACGCAGATAGCGTAGGTTACTTGAGCGTGGAGGGCCTCAAGGAAGCTATAGGCTTGGGTAACGATCTCTGCTTGGCTTGCTTCACTGGAGTATATCCCTTTAAGATAAGCGAGGACGAAGTTAGGGCCTTTTTGAGGACTCATAGGTAA